GTTTTCTCTATTAAGGAAGGTGTAATAACAGCAACTATATATTTTGCTCTCCCAGTCACCAGCCCCATAAAGTACACAATCCAAAATGAACATGAAACTGTGCAATGTACCCACTTATTATTGGTTGTGGTTATTCCCTTGTGACTGACATATCATTTTGaatccaccaggacacaccgaACTTCATCATGGTGAAGATTTTTATCGGCAATCTGGCCTGCAACACCACACCCGAGGAGCTGCGCGAACTTTTCGAGAAGTACGGCAAAGTTGCGGAATGTGACATCGTCAAAAATTACGGGTTTGTTCATATGAACAACATCTCGGAAGCAGAGGTGGCCATTCAGAACCTCCACCAACACCAGTTGCATGGCTGGCGTATGAACGTGGAGATGAGCAAAGGGAGGCCCAAGTCCACCACCAAGCTGCACGTCAGTAACCTTGGCGAAGGAATCACTTGTGATGTTCTGCGGGCAAAGTTTGAAGATTTTGGCTCAGTGGTGGAATGTGACATAGTGAAGGACTATGCATTTATTCACATGGAGCGAGTGGAGGATGCCATGGATGCCATCAGTAAGATGGACAACACAGCCTTTAAAGGTGAACTCTCGGGCAGCAGAACATTTGTTGTCTTTACTGTCTGTAGATTCAAATTTGGATGCTGTTCTGTCGCTGTAGAGCTCTCAGGCCTAGTAAAATCCTCTAGCTCAttttacacagagagagaaagtttggATAAACTTTGCCTTCATTGCAGGTGGACTGAAAGTAATCTCTTGTAACTTTGGCACCAGTGACTGGTGAATATAATCCTCTGCACATGGCCCTGAAGGTTATTTCGCTTCGCCCAGGGATTGCCGTTAAACGTTAAATTAATTTAACGTGTTTTATAGACGGTAAGAGCCTTTTCGTATCAGAATCCTACGGTCTCATGcgtttcttctctctccctacAAGGCAAGCTGATGAGCGTACAGCTGTCCACCAGTCGGCTTCGCACTGCCCCGGGAATGGGAGAACATACCGGCTGCTATGTCTGCGGGAAACATGGTCACTGGTCGAAAGACTGTCCAAACGGTCGGAGCGATAGCCACGGTGATGACGAGAGAGGTCACAGCGGCCGGGTCCCCCCACGCGGTCCCCCAGGTTATGGCAGGGGCAGCTACGGAATGGCCCCACCTCCAGGAGCTGATTACATGGGTGGCTCTGCGTATAGTCTGGGTAGTTATGCGGGTGGTATCCCTCCACCCCCTCGCAGGCTCAGTGGCTACGGCTCTGAGCTGGGGGATAGATATGGAGGCAGACCAGCAGGCTCCTATGCTGACAGGCCATCACCTTATGATCGTGACCGCCTTTATAGCAGTGTTGACTATTATGAGAAGTACAGAGCTCGGCCTTATGGCTCAAGCTATTTCGAGGATCGTCGCATGTCTtatctcccccctcccccaccccccccttcctccctttcAAAGCTCTCCTCCGGTGTCGATCCGTACGACCGTCGGCCACCGCCTCCACCTGTAGCGGCCGCTTCAGCTGCCGCTTACTATGCACAAGACCGCAACCCGATCGGACGAGTACCCGTCTCTGCGGCCGGCTACACCTATGAGCGCACACGGCTGTCACCGGTGTCCTCCAGGAGCACCTACGCTACTCCGCGACCCAAGGATCATTATGCGCCACGTTACGCGCCTTACTAAAACCACGGGGCCAAGGTGAGCAGCATAGTAAACATCCATGAcagaatatttgatttaatgataAGGGgacatttttatgtaaaaacacTTCTGCTCTGTGTGCACTGGGATCTGGCTAATTTGTTAGAGGCTGTGCTGCAAATATTTAGGGATTAAACCCCCTTTCTGAAAGGGTATTGCTTTGCTCTCTTTGTAGGTCTATTTGTGAACTGCGGGACTTTTCTTTTGCCGTCATATCTTCGATCTACATGATTCCATCTATCCGCGCAATGTGCGGCTAAGCATATGAGATGCGGAAAGTTTGGAAATTGTGTTGGCATCTTCAGGGCACCTGAGAGGCCAGTTGCCTGCAGATGAATTGTCCTTCCAGTCACATTCACATATTCTGTTTTCAATAAGGATGATGGTGATTAGAAAACTGCACTGTTAAACATTTATGTtgtataaaacaataattttttCACTTGTTCTGCAGTTTTTCAGCTCAGTTTTTAgccatgtcttttttttcttaaccgTGTTTGTTCCTCACGATTTGCAAATTGTTTAATTGAGCAAATGTGAATTGcttggattttgtttttcacttaaAGAAAGCTGGATTTATACCTCTATGTAAAGAAGCTGTGCCATACACATAGTCTATAAGATTACACAATTGGCTACACTACAGTTGGTGTGAATcttctgaaaaatgaaaatagtgCAGGGTTGAAGAAACCATGTGGGAACAGCAAGAATTGCGATTGGCTGTGGGATTGAGTTTTTTCCCCCACATCTTGCTGATTCTGATGTAGATGGGGAAGACAACAATATGGAAGTTAAAGATGGACCCTCTGTAAAGATTAATGAACATAAACACAGCAATCCCATGGAAGAAGTCTCTTTATTCAGTAAGTCGACACATTGAACTCCTTTTAACTATTTGAATTGACTATAAATCCAGCTGAAGTgcttttgttccttttttaatatgtaaacatttgactttattttccaATTGGGAATCAGGTTAACCCATGTAGTATTATGAATCATTTGCTTGTGGTGCAGTATAGCCTCATCTTACCCCTCAGCACACGTCTCATTTGATCCAAGTCCATTATATGGATGTGGATAAAGAGGAAAATTTGTATTGAATAATCTTAATCTGGTTCGTACTCTTTGACAGCTAAAACCAGTAGTTTTCCCCTGAGAGGGTGAAAACACCGAAATCTCCCTGGTTTGGGGTGTACAACAAAACTCTGTAGAAAATGAATGGACAGTGATTCACACTGAAGAAGACAACCGATTATTGAATCCATATCCATGTAACTGACTTGGCCTTGTGTTCATTTAGGAAACATAATAGAACTGTGATTATTTGGGAAAGGTGCTGAGTGAACAAATTGAAGGTAAGAAAAAATAATCTCAAACATTCCAGCCTCTCATTTTTTCAGAGTTGCAATGTgttcataaaatatatatatataaaagaactAAAAATGGTAAAACCAAACCAGAATATTGGCTGTTAGGCATTGTGCATCAAAATATTAGTTTTCTTCCCACTGAAAATAATACAAACCCCATCAAAGGTAGGGTTTCAGTGTGGGGTGGATGTGTGTTGTATACGTATTAAAGCTAAAGCAGATACAGAAATGTGAGGCAGGGCTGCGGCTGTACAAGTCATGAGGTACTTTCTTTGTTAAGGGTGCCTGTGTAAGTTTTGAATATAGATGGCTTTGGagtttatatttttcttactAGCTGTGGAAGTACCagcatacacaaaaaaaactaaactgagtATGATTTTTAATAAAGCCAAAATAATTTTGGtcttgacatttttgtttttgtgtttttgaaaccCTGTTTAGTTTTGTCTAACTTTGGTTGTAGGTGAAGCGGGACTGCTCTTCCAACTTCTCTCATTTGGAGTTTTTCGTCATGAAGATCATAGTTTTATAACTTAATTTTCTCCGTGTTAAATTCAGCTCCATGGGAAATTTGGATGTGTTTTCGATATCATAATTTACACAAGTTGAAACCCATGTTTGCTGACATTAATGTAAGTCATTAAAAATTATGCCACAAGCAGTAGTGCTCTGATGTGGGTTTTCAGTGTTAACCAGATGGAATATTGCTTCAAACCAGACAGAATTAATACCCATCGCAGAACATGTACTGTAATAAGTATTATGCTTGATACGCTCCCATCTAGGGTAGGAGCGCAGCATCAAAGTATTTTTACCCAGGGGGAGCCCagaccaaaacaacaaacacaagaaaCCTAACTCCACAAAGTACAATCTAATCAGCCGCAAGCCACTGGTCACAATTGTCTGCGAAAGGAAGAAAACCTCgtaaaacatacatattttcCGACTTTCTTGTATTATCCTGTAAATAAATCTAAGGTTATAACTACTCAATAGACATAATGGAAAGAATTTAAACTTAAATTCAAGCAATCACAGGTTTTACTGGCACATTCCCTGAATAATTGCAGATGTGACAGTGATAATCTGCTAAAAATAACAGTCACACTCACTCCAGCTAGAAACAAGAATGGGGATTTGATGACATGTGGAATATAAATCTGCCCTCTATAGAAAGAACTGGTTCTTCAAAGGCGTTTTATTTCTTAAAAGCAATTATTACAGAGTAGTA
This sequence is a window from Platichthys flesus chromosome 24, fPlaFle2.1, whole genome shotgun sequence. Protein-coding genes within it:
- the LOC133949816 gene encoding RNA-binding protein 4.1-like, with product MVKIFIGNLACNTTPEELRELFEKYGKVAECDIVKNYGFVHMNNISEAEVAIQNLHQHQLHGWRMNVEMSKGRPKSTTKLHVSNLGEGITCDVLRAKFEDFGSVVECDIVKDYAFIHMERVEDAMDAISKMDNTAFKGKLMSVQLSTSRLRTAPGMGEHTGCYVCGKHGHWSKDCPNGRSDSHGDDERGHSGRVPPRGPPGYGRGSYGMAPPPGADYMGGSAYSLGSYAGGIPPPPRRLSGYGSELGDRYGGRPAGSYADRPSPYDRDRLYSSVDYYEKYRARPYGSSYFEDRRMSYLPPPPPPPSSLSKLSSGVDPYDRRPPPPPVAAASAAAYYAQDRNPIGRVPVSAAGYTYERTRLSPVSSRSTYATPRPKDHYAPRYAPY